A region from the Hydrogenimonas sp. genome encodes:
- a CDS encoding NADH-ubiquinone oxidoreductase chain M translates to MDHILSVLVFFPAVAALLGFVVSKESIRVYGISVAVIEFLLSLWLWFSFDGSYPGMQFVEMAPLIPSFGISYYLGVDGISLFIVVLSTFITLVGLIALSEKRDIKNMIISLLFLEMTMVGVFVSLDAILFYVFWELSLVPMLYIIGAWGGNLRIYAAVKFFLYTFAGSLIMLVGMLVMAYLYYQATGVWSFSITEWHRLVLPLNYQIWLFVAFFIGLAIKVPMFPFHTWLPYAHGQAPTIGSVILAAVLLKMGTYGLVRLPLPMFPDASVYMITPVAILSLIMIIYTAMVAYAQEDMKQVVAYSSISHMGVIVLGTFAMNPEGISGSVFFMLSHGIVSGALFMLVGVIYDRRHTKLMSEFGGLAKVMPRYATIMGIMVMASVGLPLTMSFVGEFLSLAGFYKVSPIMTILAGTSIILGAVYMLSLYRKSFFGDVVHEKNKGLKDLDGKESMALWSLVLVTVWLGVYPKPVLGPINTSVESLVSFMHKKSITDEAKEVIKPVVIEREAE, encoded by the coding sequence ATGGATCACATTTTGTCAGTTTTGGTTTTCTTTCCGGCAGTAGCGGCACTGCTTGGATTCGTCGTCTCTAAAGAGTCGATCAGGGTTTACGGAATATCGGTAGCTGTGATCGAATTCCTGCTCTCGCTGTGGCTCTGGTTCAGCTTCGACGGCAGCTACCCCGGAATGCAGTTTGTGGAGATGGCCCCCCTGATTCCCAGCTTTGGAATCAGTTACTATCTTGGGGTGGACGGAATCTCGCTTTTCATTGTGGTTCTCTCCACATTTATTACACTTGTCGGATTGATTGCATTGAGTGAGAAGAGGGATATAAAGAATATGATCATATCGCTTCTCTTCCTTGAGATGACAATGGTGGGAGTTTTCGTATCGCTCGATGCCATACTCTTCTATGTTTTCTGGGAGCTCTCTCTCGTACCTATGCTCTATATAATCGGTGCTTGGGGAGGAAACCTCAGGATATACGCCGCTGTCAAGTTCTTCCTCTACACCTTTGCAGGTTCGCTTATAATGCTGGTGGGTATGCTTGTCATGGCCTATCTCTACTACCAGGCAACGGGAGTATGGAGTTTCTCTATCACCGAGTGGCACAGGCTTGTACTGCCTCTCAACTATCAGATTTGGCTTTTTGTCGCGTTTTTCATCGGATTGGCCATCAAGGTTCCGATGTTCCCGTTCCATACATGGCTTCCTTATGCGCACGGTCAGGCCCCTACCATCGGTTCGGTCATACTTGCCGCCGTACTGCTCAAAATGGGTACATACGGTCTGGTCAGGCTGCCCCTTCCGATGTTTCCTGACGCATCGGTCTACATGATAACGCCTGTAGCCATACTCTCACTCATTATGATCATCTATACCGCTATGGTAGCCTATGCGCAGGAGGATATGAAGCAGGTCGTAGCCTACAGCTCTATCTCACATATGGGTGTAATAGTCCTGGGAACTTTCGCTATGAATCCGGAAGGAATATCCGGTTCGGTCTTCTTCATGCTAAGCCACGGTATTGTCAGCGGCGCACTCTTTATGCTGGTGGGTGTCATTTATGACCGGCGACACACAAAACTTATGAGTGAATTCGGCGGACTTGCCAAAGTCATGCCCCGATATGCGACAATAATGGGAATAATGGTTATGGCATCGGTCGGACTGCCTCTGACCATGAGTTTCGTAGGCGAATTTCTCAGTCTCGCCGGATTCTACAAGGTCTCTCCGATCATGACGATTCTTGCCGGTACGAGCATTATACTCGGTGCAGTCTATATGCTCAGTCTATACAGAAAATCTTTCTTCGGCGATGTGGTTCATGAAAAGAACAAGGGGCTGAAAGATCTCGACGGAAAGGAGAGCATGGCTCTTTGGTCGCTTGTCCTGGTAACCGTATGGCTTGGTGTATATCCAAAGCCGGTACTCGGACCGATCAATACAAGTGTCGAATCACTTGTCTCTTTCATGCATAAAAAATCGATAACCGACGAGGCGAAAGAGGTGATAAAACCGGTCGTAATCGAAAGGGAGGCGGAATAA
- a CDS encoding NADH-ubiquinone oxidoreductase chain L: MEAYLYTALFAPLVGSLFAAMFADKPKNLVTGIATSTLLFVSWISSVVLLAHVAHGEVVHVKMMDWIHAGGLTIPFGFVVDQVSATMMFVVTTVSTIVHIYSIGYMDHDRSFNRFFAWLSAFVFSMMVLVMSDNFAGLFIGWEGVGLCSWALIGFWYERESASWAASEAFIMNRIADLGMLIGIFLVYWNFGSLQYDVVFAQAGDMENTVLMMVTAFLFIGAMGKSAQFPLHTWLADAMEGPTPVSALIHAATMVTAGVYLVIRANPLYGEVPEVSLFVASLGAFVAIFAASMALVNRDLKRIIAYSTLSQLGYMFVAAGLGAYWIALFHLMTHAFFKALLFLGAGNVMHAMDDELDIFKMGGLAKKMKWTMILMTIASLALAGIYPFAGFFSKDKILEAAFATDHYVLWTVLWVTAGLTAFYSFRLIMLVFFGEERYKIFGYHPHEAYKFMLWAMAPLAVLSVVAGFAEHDFVHMVSYILPIEEYHVSTGVFWILVALALGVAVTGIVVAVVVYSRGGFSKRLEETFIYKLLFNQYYIPKIYNDYICKPYAELSKIFWKDLDLKVVDATVDFIAGTIYKSGMVSRVVQSGNLSNMLRWMGVGLLVLLVAAIFYSPMR, encoded by the coding sequence ATGGAAGCATATCTCTATACGGCACTGTTCGCACCGCTTGTCGGATCGCTCTTTGCTGCGATGTTTGCGGACAAGCCTAAGAATCTAGTTACAGGAATTGCGACTTCGACACTGCTGTTTGTCTCATGGATAAGTTCCGTGGTGCTTCTTGCCCACGTTGCCCACGGTGAAGTCGTTCACGTCAAGATGATGGACTGGATACATGCAGGAGGATTGACTATTCCTTTCGGTTTTGTGGTTGACCAGGTCTCTGCGACGATGATGTTCGTAGTTACTACCGTTTCTACGATCGTGCATATATACTCGATAGGCTATATGGACCACGATAGATCGTTCAACCGTTTCTTCGCATGGCTATCGGCATTCGTGTTTTCGATGATGGTACTTGTAATGAGCGACAACTTCGCCGGTCTGTTCATAGGTTGGGAGGGTGTCGGACTCTGCTCATGGGCTCTCATCGGATTCTGGTACGAGCGCGAAAGTGCGAGCTGGGCAGCCAGCGAAGCGTTCATTATGAACCGTATCGCCGACCTCGGAATGCTTATCGGGATTTTCCTGGTCTACTGGAACTTCGGAAGTCTGCAGTACGATGTCGTATTCGCACAGGCGGGAGATATGGAGAACACGGTCCTGATGATGGTAACGGCGTTCCTCTTCATAGGAGCGATGGGTAAATCGGCCCAGTTCCCGCTTCACACCTGGCTTGCCGACGCGATGGAAGGCCCAACTCCTGTTTCGGCTTTGATCCACGCGGCAACAATGGTTACAGCCGGTGTCTATCTTGTCATAAGGGCCAACCCTCTCTACGGCGAAGTGCCGGAAGTGAGTCTGTTCGTCGCAAGCCTCGGAGCATTCGTGGCCATCTTCGCGGCCTCTATGGCCCTGGTTAACCGTGACTTGAAAAGAATCATCGCATATTCTACCCTATCGCAGCTAGGCTACATGTTTGTCGCGGCGGGACTCGGCGCATACTGGATAGCGCTCTTTCACCTGATGACGCACGCCTTTTTCAAAGCCCTTCTCTTCCTGGGAGCCGGTAATGTAATGCACGCAATGGATGATGAACTCGATATCTTCAAAATGGGCGGACTGGCAAAAAAGATGAAGTGGACGATGATATTGATGACAATCGCTTCTCTGGCTCTTGCAGGTATCTACCCGTTTGCCGGCTTCTTCTCGAAAGACAAGATTCTCGAAGCGGCGTTCGCTACCGACCACTATGTACTCTGGACAGTATTGTGGGTCACCGCCGGTCTGACCGCATTCTACAGCTTCAGACTCATCATGCTCGTATTCTTCGGCGAGGAGCGCTACAAGATATTCGGTTACCATCCGCATGAAGCCTACAAGTTTATGCTGTGGGCGATGGCTCCGCTTGCAGTACTTTCGGTTGTCGCCGGATTTGCAGAGCATGACTTCGTACATATGGTCTCGTATATTCTTCCTATAGAGGAGTATCATGTTTCGACCGGGGTGTTCTGGATACTGGTCGCACTCGCACTGGGTGTAGCAGTAACAGGAATCGTCGTCGCCGTCGTAGTCTACAGTCGAGGCGGTTTCAGCAAGAGACTCGAAGAGACGTTTATATATAAACTTCTCTTCAACCAGTATTATATACCGAAGATCTACAACGACTATATCTGCAAACCATATGCGGAGTTGTCGAAGATCTTCTGGAAAGATCTGGATCTGAAGGTGGTGGACGCCACAGTCGACTTCATCGCCGGAACGATCTATAAATCGGGTATGGTATCGCGTGTTGTTCAAAGCGGTAACCTCTCGAATATGCTGCGCTGGATGGGTGTGGGTCTTCTCGTCCTGCTTGTTGCAGCCATTTTCTATAGCCCGATGCGGTAA
- a CDS encoding NADH-ubiquinone oxidoreductase chain K, with translation MITLSHYLILSAILFCIGLVGVYRRKNLLMLLFSTEILLNAANIGFAAVSKFYGDLTGQMFAFFIVAIAASEVAVGLGLFIVWHKRRGTLDVDSMQSMHG, from the coding sequence ATGATAACGCTCAGCCACTATCTGATCCTTTCAGCCATTCTTTTCTGTATCGGGCTGGTCGGAGTCTATCGCAGAAAAAATCTGCTTATGCTCCTGTTTTCCACGGAGATACTGCTAAATGCGGCCAATATTGGCTTCGCTGCAGTCTCCAAGTTTTACGGGGATCTGACCGGGCAGATGTTCGCGTTTTTCATCGTAGCTATCGCGGCCAGCGAAGTTGCGGTCGGTCTAGGTCTATTTATTGTATGGCACAAGCGGCGCGGTACGCTTGATGTAGATTCAATGCAGTCGATGCACGGGTAA
- a CDS encoding NADH-ubiquinone oxidoreductase chain J: MFEAVAFYLFSAVTIAMFAITVMSSNALYAMSALAAGMIMISGFFFLLGADFLGVVQIIVYTGAVMAIYAFGMMFFNTTRMVHENVRAPKLVFLLSGMSALILVIALAAPIASDHIQALYPVVEGVENPQAVGIVLFTKYLVPFELAAVMLLVAMIAGIILAGKKMDESLTLKVDGEEEFQNKGSK, encoded by the coding sequence ATGTTTGAAGCAGTAGCATTTTACCTATTCAGTGCAGTAACCATCGCTATGTTTGCGATAACGGTGATGAGCAGCAACGCCCTTTACGCTATGAGCGCCCTGGCGGCCGGAATGATAATGATTTCGGGATTCTTCTTTCTACTGGGAGCTGATTTCCTCGGAGTGGTTCAGATAATTGTCTATACCGGCGCCGTTATGGCGATATATGCGTTCGGTATGATGTTTTTCAACACCACACGCATGGTGCACGAGAATGTAAGAGCACCGAAACTGGTCTTTCTGCTAAGCGGAATGAGTGCTCTGATTCTGGTAATAGCACTTGCCGCACCGATAGCTTCAGACCATATACAGGCCCTCTATCCTGTCGTGGAAGGTGTAGAGAATCCCCAGGCGGTCGGTATCGTTCTCTTTACAAAGTATCTGGTACCTTTTGAGCTTGCGGCTGTTATGCTTCTCGTAGCGATGATTGCCGGCATAATCCTTGCCGGTAAAAAAATGGACGAGAGTCTCACGCTCAAAGTAGACGGTGAAGAAGAATTTCAAAACAAGGGTTCAAAATGA
- a CDS encoding NADH-ubiquinone oxidoreductase chain I, with amino-acid sequence MSLEQFKDRNVAQTYKFIPVDKPPTAPIEKFKQVVKRTFKGELFVGLWVVFREMVRFNIHTVQYPKEKLPISPRYRAVHKLYRLLESGNERCIGCGLCEKICIANCIRMDTRYDENQRKEVTEYTINLGRCIFCGYCAEVCPELAIVHGGRYENASEQRAHFVLRDDILTPLDFLKEGKQEEFPGFGAVSPNADERIKKTPLAY; translated from the coding sequence ATGAGTCTAGAACAGTTCAAAGATAGAAATGTGGCACAAACATACAAGTTTATCCCGGTAGACAAACCGCCGACGGCCCCGATCGAGAAGTTCAAACAGGTCGTAAAGAGGACTTTCAAAGGTGAGCTTTTCGTCGGCCTTTGGGTTGTATTCAGGGAGATGGTCCGGTTCAATATCCACACGGTCCAGTATCCGAAAGAGAAGCTTCCCATATCACCACGTTACAGAGCGGTTCATAAGCTCTACAGATTGCTTGAAAGCGGAAATGAAAGATGTATCGGATGCGGACTTTGTGAAAAGATCTGTATCGCCAACTGTATCAGGATGGATACCAGGTATGACGAAAACCAGAGGAAAGAGGTAACGGAGTATACTATCAACCTCGGCAGGTGCATCTTTTGCGGCTATTGTGCGGAGGTATGCCCGGAGCTGGCCATTGTTCACGGCGGAAGGTATGAGAACGCGAGTGAGCAGAGGGCGCACTTTGTGCTCAGAGACGATATTCTTACCCCTCTCGATTTCCTGAAAGAGGGCAAACAGGAAGAGTTCCCCGGATTCGGCGCCGTGAGCCCGAATGCGGATGAGCGTATAAAGAAAACGCCTTTGGCGTATTAA
- a CDS encoding NADH-ubiquinone oxidoreductase chain H: MTVTEFVISTIVKILVVLGLFSALAGFGTYLERKILAFMQRRLGPMHVGPYGLLQVLADGIKLFSKEDIVPQNSVRPIFMIAPIIGAATAFIALAAVPLLPEFEIFGVTVHPIISDVNVGVLFVLGVMASGLYAPLLAGMASSNKWGLLGAARTVIQLLSYEVVTGLSIMAPLMMVGSLSLIDINNYQSGGFGDWIVWSQPVAFVLFLIAGFAETNRTPFDLLEHEAEIVSGYATEYSGMRWGMFFIGEYTNMITLAFLASLIFLGGFNDWGFIPGALAIILKVSFLFFFFLWTRAAWPHVRPDQLMWLCWKVLLPLAVVNVVITGLVLMI, from the coding sequence ATGACAGTAACTGAATTTGTGATCTCCACGATAGTGAAAATCCTTGTGGTCCTTGGTCTCTTTTCCGCTCTGGCAGGTTTCGGAACCTACCTGGAGCGTAAAATTTTGGCATTTATGCAGAGACGACTCGGTCCTATGCATGTCGGCCCATACGGCCTTCTTCAGGTTCTTGCGGACGGTATTAAGCTTTTTAGCAAAGAGGATATCGTACCCCAGAACTCCGTAAGACCTATTTTTATGATAGCACCCATAATAGGTGCCGCAACCGCGTTCATTGCGCTTGCCGCGGTACCGCTGCTGCCCGAATTCGAGATATTCGGCGTTACGGTACATCCTATAATCTCAGACGTCAACGTCGGGGTGCTCTTCGTGCTAGGCGTTATGGCGAGCGGGCTGTATGCACCTCTGCTGGCAGGTATGGCCAGCTCGAACAAGTGGGGACTGCTGGGAGCCGCACGTACAGTCATACAGCTGCTTAGCTACGAGGTGGTAACCGGTCTTAGTATCATGGCTCCGTTGATGATGGTGGGCTCGCTCTCTCTGATAGATATAAACAACTATCAGAGCGGAGGATTCGGAGACTGGATAGTATGGAGCCAGCCGGTGGCTTTCGTCCTCTTCCTGATAGCGGGCTTCGCGGAAACCAACAGGACCCCTTTCGACCTGCTGGAGCATGAAGCAGAAATCGTTTCCGGTTACGCTACCGAATATTCGGGTATGCGATGGGGAATGTTCTTCATAGGGGAGTATACGAATATGATTACACTTGCCTTCCTGGCGAGTCTCATATTCCTCGGAGGATTCAACGACTGGGGATTCATCCCGGGGGCGCTCGCGATCATTCTAAAGGTGAGTTTCCTATTCTTCTTCTTCCTGTGGACTCGTGCCGCATGGCCTCACGTCAGGCCCGACCAGCTCATGTGGCTCTGTTGGAAGGTCCTGCTTCCGCTTGCCGTCGTAAACGTAGTCATTACCGGCCTAGTGCTGATGATTTAA